One segment of Pelagicoccus sp. SDUM812003 DNA contains the following:
- a CDS encoding VCBS repeat-containing protein, with protein MTALFAGAGLCSATESVESMPGLEAYALDPRSQSEGKTLFTKLDPKALGISMVNEYADSRMWNELYNEFALGAIGTGVAVADYDKDGNVDLFLVNKTGQSQLYRNLGDWRFEQVTEQAGLGEKSGGWLDSVSGWFGSDDKAEGESVWKQGAAFADVDNDGWLDLYVCRFDAPNQLFINQGDGTFLEAEGGRGLDLTSASGMGHFCDFNRDGWLDVYVQTNMLDARKSPEGSRDRLYLNTGDGYFEDVTEQAGVSGKTLGHSATWWDYDEDGWPDLLVANDFAAPDQLYRNECANGEIRFVEVVDQVVRRQTHSSMGADLGDVNNDGHIDVLVAEMAPTDHEMDMRGMGVTRYTMRDVNEGEEGAPQFMFNVLHLNTGLGVTMEAAWLAGLARTDWTWSVRFEDLDCDGLIDLHVTNGMVREFQNDDLRQRIFRAEHPSARMRIMNSSPVMQESNLAFRNLGDLRFERVERDWGLDEVGVSFG; from the coding sequence ATGACAGCCTTGTTTGCCGGAGCAGGGCTTTGCAGCGCCACAGAGTCGGTCGAGTCGATGCCTGGTCTGGAGGCCTACGCTTTGGATCCGCGTTCCCAGAGCGAAGGGAAAACGCTCTTCACCAAGCTCGATCCGAAAGCCCTGGGGATTTCCATGGTGAACGAATACGCGGATTCGCGAATGTGGAACGAGCTCTATAACGAGTTCGCCCTTGGCGCCATCGGAACAGGCGTCGCGGTAGCCGACTACGACAAGGACGGAAACGTGGACTTGTTTCTCGTCAACAAAACAGGCCAATCGCAACTGTATCGAAATCTTGGTGACTGGAGATTTGAGCAGGTAACGGAGCAGGCTGGGCTTGGGGAGAAGTCAGGCGGATGGCTCGATTCGGTTTCCGGCTGGTTTGGTTCCGATGATAAAGCGGAGGGAGAAAGCGTTTGGAAACAGGGCGCCGCCTTTGCAGACGTCGACAATGATGGCTGGCTCGACTTGTACGTCTGCCGGTTCGATGCTCCAAATCAGCTTTTCATCAATCAAGGAGATGGGACTTTCCTGGAAGCCGAGGGCGGGCGAGGACTTGACCTGACGAGCGCCAGCGGGATGGGGCACTTTTGCGATTTCAACCGCGACGGATGGCTGGACGTTTATGTGCAGACCAATATGCTCGATGCCAGGAAGAGTCCGGAAGGCAGTCGCGATAGATTGTATCTGAATACTGGAGACGGATACTTTGAGGATGTGACCGAGCAAGCGGGCGTTAGCGGCAAAACCCTAGGCCACTCCGCGACTTGGTGGGACTACGACGAGGATGGCTGGCCAGATTTGCTGGTGGCCAACGATTTCGCAGCGCCTGACCAGCTCTATCGCAACGAGTGCGCCAACGGCGAAATCCGGTTTGTCGAAGTGGTCGATCAGGTCGTGCGTCGTCAAACGCATTCATCCATGGGAGCCGATCTTGGCGATGTGAATAACGACGGTCACATAGACGTGCTGGTGGCAGAAATGGCTCCGACAGACCATGAAATGGATATGAGAGGCATGGGAGTCACTCGATACACCATGCGTGATGTCAACGAAGGCGAAGAGGGCGCCCCCCAGTTCATGTTCAACGTGCTTCATCTCAACACGGGCTTGGGCGTGACCATGGAAGCTGCATGGCTGGCCGGGCTGGCCCGTACCGATTGGACTTGGTCGGTGCGCTTCGAGGATCTCGACTGCGACGGGCTGATCGATCTGCACGTCACCAACGGCATGGTGCGAGAGTTTCAGAATGACGATCTGCGCCAGCGGATCTTCAGAGCGGAGCATCCCAGCGCCCGTATGCGTATCATGAATTCGAGCCCGGTCATGCAAGAGAGCAACCTCGCGTTCCGCAACCTAGGCGATCTGCGCTTCGAGCGCGTGGAGCGCGACTGGGGGCTCGACGAGGTGGGCGTGAGCTTCGGG
- a CDS encoding TonB-dependent receptor plug domain-containing protein, with the protein MNKHIKQTNRYLPRYGTRTMLCGAMLLVAPLVHAQEDEEEEIFELSPFEVTAEEGGGYRAVSTLAGNRLNTELRDVGSAISVVTEQFLEDTGATDNTTLLQYTVGTEVGSIEGNYAGAGDSALLDESSKFINPNANTRVRGLTNADNSRDYFISDIPWDGYNVDRVELQRGPNSILFGLGSPAGLINVGLKNASWENEGEVELRFDEHGSLRTVFDFNKVILEDELAIRITALRDDEKFKQDPAYNLDERLFAALRYDPSFLNGENMTTNFKAKFETGEVESNNPRSLPPVDLISPWFYSGTYQNGDGTRTFNHINRATYNPFQVQDDNTGRPNHGQQRPTINGGPNAGQPNPAYNPYVGNFADSFGGPLGYFTGDPENPTYWLQEWRQRRGINEEGVVTPNQGIVSFHRPVGIATQSAWAFNSGQPYADLGVYKNNQITDPTAFDFYNNLLDGPNKNEFQNFDMFQASLAQTYLNNKVGWELSHHTQSYDNGQYSLLSGSKQAIYIDMMAVHADGTPEGLNGEPFQDGTPNPNVGRAFISDRGQFGNNTFLSDRSATRMTAFATYDFQENDSDSFLNKLLGKHTFTGLLGRDERDTDQRNFLRYAIVDEAYREFIAPQPSEADFDSNLFAVNTVIYMGPNLSNRSSLSGANLPATKTRYRPNSGTIMAFDSTWAHPLDPNAAGYVDPAAEWINNYHVGPDHPLFQEGDPDDPDDRGPYYSTQSRNPANYVGWRPVPFNVTHAEDSQANRDLLTTSAELKRSKVETKALVWQGHLFGGALVGTYGRREDTAEGWEHSQNTDSAARYLLQYKHLNLDPSVYNLQAPDASYSVVEETSTSWSAVAHLNEFLNDSLPIDISLSYSHSTNFQPEALRTDVYGEGIPLPQGETEDIGLILATKDGRYSLRVNKYETEATNANSGGLDGAWFIGNSQVWSGNWVNRFEYDWTGDTIDNAVEDPDPGNSMYNYGVDVGEELEDAQAREAAAIAAWRQWQGEVDPRFYAAWGIDLEAPLRGETMSASAPNGFALTEDSTSEGYEFELLANPTENWSIAFNAAKTEASRKNIGGANLAEFMNAYSETLNTTAAGDLRIWWGGAGNETALFQWNGNVGSEWTQRALQEGTNVPELRKWRANAITNYNFTDGAFKGLSVGGGLRWQDEIVIGYPPFYQDDGSAGFEIDNPYTGPSETNVDLWVGYEKALTDRLDWRIQLNVRNAFSDEGLIPITVQPDGTPAGYRIAPARTWSVRNTFSF; encoded by the coding sequence ATGAACAAACATATCAAACAGACAAATAGATACCTACCTAGGTACGGCACCCGGACGATGCTCTGCGGCGCCATGCTCCTAGTAGCCCCTCTTGTCCATGCTCAAGAAGATGAGGAAGAGGAAATATTCGAGCTGTCGCCATTTGAGGTGACGGCAGAAGAAGGAGGGGGCTATCGAGCCGTCTCCACCCTCGCTGGTAACCGCCTCAACACCGAATTGCGCGACGTTGGTAGCGCCATCTCGGTGGTAACGGAGCAGTTTCTCGAGGACACCGGCGCCACGGACAACACGACCCTTCTGCAGTACACCGTCGGTACGGAAGTAGGCAGTATCGAGGGTAACTATGCAGGGGCCGGCGACTCGGCTCTTCTCGACGAGTCGAGCAAGTTCATCAACCCGAACGCGAACACGCGTGTCCGCGGACTGACCAACGCCGACAACTCTCGCGACTACTTCATCTCCGACATTCCTTGGGATGGATACAACGTGGACCGCGTCGAGCTGCAGAGAGGTCCTAACTCGATTCTCTTCGGTTTGGGAAGTCCTGCCGGTCTGATCAACGTCGGGCTTAAGAACGCCTCGTGGGAGAACGAAGGGGAAGTGGAACTTCGTTTCGACGAACACGGCAGTCTTCGCACCGTGTTCGACTTCAACAAGGTCATCCTGGAGGATGAACTTGCGATTCGTATCACGGCCCTTCGCGACGACGAAAAGTTCAAGCAGGATCCCGCGTACAATCTCGACGAGCGACTGTTCGCCGCTCTGCGTTACGACCCAAGCTTCCTGAATGGGGAAAACATGACGACGAACTTCAAGGCCAAGTTCGAAACTGGAGAAGTAGAGAGCAACAACCCTCGCTCCCTGCCACCAGTCGACTTGATCAGCCCTTGGTTCTACTCTGGCACCTACCAAAACGGAGACGGGACTCGCACTTTCAATCACATCAATCGCGCTACCTACAACCCGTTCCAGGTGCAGGATGACAACACAGGTCGTCCGAACCATGGCCAGCAGCGTCCCACCATCAATGGTGGACCGAATGCAGGTCAGCCGAACCCAGCGTACAATCCATACGTCGGCAACTTCGCTGATAGTTTTGGTGGCCCGCTCGGTTACTTCACTGGCGATCCGGAAAATCCCACCTATTGGTTGCAGGAATGGCGGCAGCGCCGTGGTATCAACGAAGAGGGCGTGGTTACTCCCAACCAAGGGATCGTGTCGTTCCACCGTCCGGTGGGAATCGCGACTCAGTCGGCTTGGGCGTTCAACTCCGGTCAGCCGTACGCTGATCTCGGTGTTTACAAGAACAACCAGATCACTGATCCGACTGCATTCGACTTCTACAACAACCTCCTAGATGGTCCGAACAAGAACGAGTTCCAGAACTTCGACATGTTCCAGGCCAGCTTGGCTCAGACTTACCTGAACAACAAGGTTGGTTGGGAATTGTCGCACCACACGCAGAGCTACGACAATGGGCAGTACAGCCTCCTGTCTGGCTCTAAACAGGCCATCTACATCGATATGATGGCTGTTCACGCGGATGGTACTCCCGAAGGACTCAATGGTGAGCCATTCCAGGACGGTACTCCAAATCCAAACGTGGGCCGTGCGTTCATCAGCGACCGTGGCCAGTTCGGCAACAATACGTTCCTGTCTGATCGTAGCGCTACCCGTATGACGGCGTTCGCGACCTACGACTTCCAGGAAAACGATAGCGACTCATTCCTCAACAAGCTGCTCGGCAAGCATACCTTCACTGGTCTGCTTGGCCGTGATGAACGCGATACGGACCAACGCAACTTCTTGCGTTATGCCATCGTAGATGAGGCGTATCGTGAATTCATCGCTCCACAGCCCTCCGAAGCTGACTTCGACAGCAACTTGTTTGCCGTCAATACGGTGATCTACATGGGCCCGAACCTGAGCAATCGCAGCAGTCTCTCGGGCGCTAACTTGCCAGCGACCAAGACGCGCTACCGTCCGAACTCAGGCACCATCATGGCCTTTGATTCGACTTGGGCGCATCCGCTCGATCCGAATGCGGCAGGATACGTCGATCCCGCGGCCGAATGGATAAATAACTACCACGTAGGCCCCGATCATCCTCTCTTCCAAGAAGGGGATCCCGATGATCCGGACGATCGTGGTCCTTACTACTCGACCCAGAGCAGGAATCCAGCGAACTACGTTGGTTGGAGACCAGTACCCTTCAACGTAACCCACGCTGAAGACTCTCAAGCCAATCGTGATCTTCTCACCACAAGCGCTGAGCTTAAGAGAAGCAAGGTCGAGACCAAGGCCCTCGTTTGGCAGGGACACCTCTTCGGAGGAGCTCTCGTCGGTACGTACGGTCGTCGTGAGGACACTGCTGAAGGTTGGGAGCATTCCCAAAACACCGACAGTGCAGCTCGTTACTTGCTCCAGTACAAGCATCTGAACCTCGATCCCAGCGTCTACAACCTTCAAGCGCCGGATGCTAGCTACAGTGTTGTCGAAGAAACATCGACTAGCTGGAGCGCAGTCGCTCACTTGAACGAGTTCCTGAATGACAGCCTTCCGATCGACATCTCCCTGAGCTACAGCCACTCCACCAACTTCCAGCCGGAAGCGCTTCGTACGGATGTGTACGGAGAGGGCATTCCTCTGCCGCAAGGTGAAACCGAAGATATCGGTCTCATCTTGGCGACCAAGGACGGCCGCTACTCGCTCCGCGTGAACAAGTATGAAACTGAAGCGACCAACGCGAACAGCGGTGGTCTCGACGGCGCGTGGTTCATCGGTAACTCTCAGGTTTGGTCCGGAAATTGGGTCAACCGCTTCGAGTATGACTGGACTGGTGACACGATCGATAATGCTGTAGAGGATCCTGATCCTGGCAACTCCATGTACAACTACGGTGTGGACGTTGGCGAGGAACTCGAAGACGCTCAAGCCCGTGAGGCGGCGGCAATCGCTGCATGGCGTCAGTGGCAGGGCGAAGTCGACCCTCGTTTCTATGCCGCTTGGGGGATCGACTTGGAAGCTCCTTTGAGAGGTGAAACAATGTCTGCGAGTGCTCCAAACGGATTTGCTCTGACAGAAGACAGCACCTCTGAAGGTTATGAGTTTGAGCTTCTCGCTAACCCGACTGAAAACTGGAGCATTGCGTTCAATGCGGCCAAGACGGAAGCGTCTCGTAAGAATATCGGTGGTGCAAACCTCGCTGAGTTCATGAATGCTTACAGCGAAACTCTGAATACAACCGCTGCAGGCGACCTCCGTATCTGGTGGGGTGGCGCTGGTAATGAAACCGCGCTCTTCCAGTGGAACGGTAACGTTGGTTCCGAGTGGACCCAGCGCGCGTTGCAGGAAGGCACTAACGTTCCTGAGCTTCGTAAGTGGCGTGCCAATGCGATCACCAACTACAACTTCACGGATGGCGCCTTCAAGGGCCTGAGTGTTGGTGGTGGTCTACGCTGGCAGGACGAAATCGTTATCGGCTATCCTCCATTCTATCAGGATGATGGTAGTGCCGGATTCGAAATCGACAACCCATATACAGGACCATCGGAGACGAATGTGGACCTTTGGGTCGGTTATGAAAAGGCGCTCACCGATAGGCTAGATTGGAGAATCCAGCTCAACGTGAGAAACGCGTTCTCAGATGAGGGATTGATTCCGATCACGGTGCAACCAGATGGTACACCAGCTGGCTACCGCATAGCCCCGGCACGGACATGGTCGGTCAGAAATACGTTTAGTTTCTAG
- a CDS encoding AAA family ATPase translates to MMKKALNLVVGAPASGKTTFARRLATRRKAALFDIDECTETLVRAALTAMGESPDDRDSPVFKTTFRDPIYQSLMDMARGNLGHVDVVVCGPFTKEMRNPNWLQDVQAQIGLPCSVRAYFVYCDSEVRRSRMLARGNPRDASKLADWSAHEAYYLGSPSPLYPHVAVDTASEESIERSLRVD, encoded by the coding sequence ATGATGAAAAAAGCGCTAAATTTGGTGGTCGGAGCGCCAGCTTCAGGTAAAACCACCTTCGCTCGAAGGCTCGCGACTCGGCGCAAGGCGGCGCTATTCGACATCGACGAATGCACCGAAACCTTGGTCCGAGCGGCGCTGACGGCCATGGGAGAATCGCCCGACGATCGCGACAGCCCAGTCTTCAAGACAACCTTCCGCGACCCGATCTACCAGAGTCTCATGGACATGGCTCGAGGCAACCTCGGCCATGTCGATGTGGTCGTCTGCGGACCTTTCACCAAGGAGATGCGAAATCCAAACTGGCTGCAGGATGTGCAAGCGCAAATCGGGCTGCCCTGCTCGGTCCGGGCCTACTTCGTATACTGCGACTCCGAGGTCAGGCGCAGCCGAATGCTCGCTCGCGGAAACCCGCGCGACGCATCCAAGCTGGCGGACTGGAGCGCCCATGAAGCGTACTACTTGGGAAGCCCGTCCCCTCTCTACCCCCATGTCGCGGTCGATACCGCTAGCGAGGAATCGATCGAGCGCTCCCTGAGGGTAGACTAA
- the abc-f gene encoding ribosomal protection-like ABC-F family protein, producing the protein MIGLKNLHLRYGEKVIFGDVTLTINSRDRIGLVGSNGAGKSTLLKLMLGEVEIDGGELERPDWVTLGYLPQDGIEVRGRSLYAEVETAFDDALELQAKIDEADEKLAEMDTSSEEYYDMIDTIGGWEHKLEEYEPEKMKSKIERVLMGLGFEKSDFDRDTGEFSGGWQMRIALAKLLLRQPSLLLLDEPTNHLDIIAQNWFEDYLTRYEGAIMVISHDRAFLDTVTDRTLHLSMGSIESYKGGYSFYVKESQARLDALRKQKANQEKEIQRQKDFINRFRSNVKKASMVQSRIKALEKIEPIELPKFEKKIFFRFPEPPPSSQKVIELVGMSKRYGDLTVFDNFNFHIDKGDRIAIVGVNGAGKSTLARVLAGVEPFQEGERIVGINTVLAYFAQQQAEELDPKKTVLEEVEEAAAEAGHEDTNPRGVLGALLFRKDDVFKSTTVLSGGERNRLALAKILMRRANTIILDEPTNHLDILSKETLQDAIREFDGTVILVSHDRDFLDPLVNKVLEVRKDGTRLLTCNVSEYIERLQQEQSGS; encoded by the coding sequence ATGATCGGTCTAAAGAATCTCCATCTACGCTACGGTGAAAAAGTCATTTTCGGTGATGTCACGCTGACCATCAACTCGCGTGACCGCATTGGACTCGTTGGCTCCAACGGGGCGGGCAAATCCACCCTGCTCAAGCTTATGCTTGGCGAAGTGGAGATCGATGGGGGAGAATTGGAAAGGCCCGATTGGGTCACCCTAGGCTACCTGCCGCAGGATGGCATCGAAGTTCGCGGACGCAGTCTGTACGCCGAGGTGGAGACCGCCTTCGACGACGCCCTGGAGCTCCAAGCCAAGATCGACGAGGCGGACGAGAAACTGGCCGAAATGGATACCAGCAGCGAGGAGTACTATGACATGATCGACACGATCGGGGGCTGGGAGCACAAGCTGGAGGAATACGAGCCGGAGAAGATGAAGTCCAAGATCGAGCGCGTGCTGATGGGCCTCGGTTTCGAGAAGAGCGACTTCGATCGCGATACGGGAGAGTTTTCCGGCGGGTGGCAGATGCGTATCGCCCTAGCCAAGCTGCTGCTGCGCCAGCCATCGCTGCTGCTGCTGGACGAGCCGACCAACCATCTCGACATCATCGCCCAAAACTGGTTCGAGGACTACCTCACCCGATACGAGGGGGCCATCATGGTGATCTCGCACGATAGGGCTTTTTTGGATACGGTGACAGATCGCACCCTTCACTTGAGCATGGGCAGCATCGAGTCCTACAAAGGTGGATACAGCTTTTACGTGAAGGAGTCGCAGGCCCGATTGGATGCCCTCCGCAAGCAGAAGGCCAATCAGGAGAAGGAGATCCAACGTCAGAAGGATTTCATCAATCGCTTCCGTTCCAACGTGAAGAAGGCTTCCATGGTGCAAAGTCGAATCAAAGCCTTGGAGAAAATCGAACCGATCGAACTGCCGAAGTTCGAGAAGAAGATCTTCTTCCGTTTTCCGGAACCGCCGCCGAGCAGTCAAAAGGTGATCGAGCTGGTTGGGATGTCGAAGCGCTATGGCGACCTCACGGTGTTCGACAATTTCAACTTCCACATCGACAAGGGGGACCGCATCGCGATCGTGGGCGTCAACGGCGCGGGCAAGTCGACTTTGGCTCGCGTGCTCGCCGGAGTGGAGCCGTTTCAAGAAGGGGAGCGTATTGTAGGAATCAATACGGTGCTCGCTTACTTCGCCCAGCAGCAAGCCGAGGAGCTGGACCCCAAAAAGACCGTGCTCGAGGAGGTCGAGGAAGCGGCTGCCGAAGCCGGGCACGAGGATACCAATCCACGCGGCGTCCTGGGCGCCTTGCTGTTTCGCAAGGACGACGTCTTCAAATCGACCACGGTGCTCTCCGGTGGAGAGCGCAATCGACTGGCGCTGGCTAAGATCCTCATGAGGCGGGCCAATACCATCATCTTGGACGAGCCGACCAATCACTTGGACATCTTGAGCAAGGAAACGCTTCAGGACGCGATTCGCGAGTTCGATGGCACGGTGATTCTGGTGAGCCACGACCGCGACTTTCTCGACCCCTTGGTGAACAAGGTGCTCGAGGTCCGCAAGGACGGCACCCGCTTGCTCACCTGCAACGTGAGCGAATATATCGAGCGCTTGCAGCAGGAGCAATCCGGTAGCTAG
- a CDS encoding fatty acid desaturase, producing MSIKNWGIFAFVAGYHVLLIALVPAYLPHFSWASVIFFAVTWAISVFSITAGYHRLFSHNTYKAKPVYEWGCLLSSSLAVEASALQWSHDHRIHHSHVDTDKDPYSIKKGFWYAHMWWMFTYDEPIDERLVKDLMKNPRVMFQHRHYILMTAFVNLAVFGLGCLFMHPVAALFASVARLFAIHHCTWFINSLCHVWGARTYAKELSAVDNAILAIFTFGEGYHNYHHTMANDYRNGVRWYHFDPTKWLIWLSSKLGLVSDLRWVNDVKLRQILVKKDKSLLMDRIRQELDETSKELQHRLEHLSESFESKAAALMAKLKEMRNATEERRKLLEIEVRQLKHELHAMWKSWISLTEFMSSRYELGHAH from the coding sequence ATGAGTATCAAGAACTGGGGAATTTTCGCATTTGTAGCAGGCTACCACGTCCTGCTGATCGCTCTCGTGCCGGCGTACCTGCCGCATTTCAGCTGGGCGTCCGTCATCTTTTTCGCCGTCACCTGGGCGATTTCGGTCTTTTCCATCACGGCGGGGTACCATCGGTTGTTTTCACACAACACCTACAAGGCGAAACCGGTTTACGAGTGGGGCTGCCTGCTTTCTTCGAGCTTGGCCGTGGAAGCCTCGGCTTTGCAATGGTCGCACGACCACCGCATCCATCACAGCCACGTGGATACCGACAAGGACCCGTACAGCATCAAGAAGGGCTTCTGGTATGCCCACATGTGGTGGATGTTCACCTATGACGAGCCGATAGACGAGCGACTGGTCAAGGACCTGATGAAGAATCCTCGCGTGATGTTCCAGCATCGCCACTACATCCTGATGACGGCTTTCGTCAATCTGGCGGTTTTCGGCCTCGGCTGTCTTTTCATGCATCCAGTGGCGGCTCTGTTCGCCAGCGTGGCCCGGTTGTTCGCCATTCACCACTGCACTTGGTTCATCAACAGCCTCTGCCACGTTTGGGGCGCTCGCACCTACGCCAAGGAGCTATCCGCGGTGGACAACGCGATTCTCGCCATCTTCACCTTCGGAGAAGGCTACCACAACTATCACCACACCATGGCGAACGACTACCGCAACGGCGTTCGCTGGTACCATTTCGATCCCACCAAGTGGCTGATCTGGCTCTCTTCGAAGCTGGGACTGGTTTCGGATCTGCGTTGGGTAAACGACGTGAAACTGCGCCAAATCCTGGTCAAGAAGGACAAGAGTTTGCTCATGGATCGCATCCGGCAGGAGTTGGACGAGACCTCGAAGGAGCTGCAGCATCGATTGGAGCACCTCTCTGAAAGCTTCGAGTCGAAGGCGGCGGCCCTGATGGCCAAGCTGAAGGAGATGCGAAACGCCACCGAGGAGCGTCGCAAACTGCTCGAGATCGAGGTGAGGCAGCTCAAGCACGAGCTGCACGCCATGTGGAAGTCCTGGATCTCGCTCACCGAGTTCATGTCCTCTCGCTACGAGCTCGGGCACGCTCACTAG